A genomic window from Yarrowia lipolytica chromosome 1D, complete sequence includes:
- a CDS encoding uncharacterized protein (Compare to YALI0D27016g, similar to Saccharomyces cerevisiae PAH1 (YMR165C); ancestral locus Anc_2.345, some similarities with uniprot|Q9UUJ6 Schizosaccharomyces pombe Nuclear elongation and deformation protein 1) has translation MQYVGRAIGTVSKTWNSINPATLSGAIDIIVVEREDGELNCSPFHVRFGIFSLLRPSQKKVEFCVNGTKTELPMKVGDGGEVFFVFETDADVPEELLTSPVISPSSSPSWGQEEGGDGEPDYLALNDSKQGGDSKHGRSPSEGPPFRSPSADHLHEMGSFDDENDPEVNRRQRASTAAPEPVPGSLKHPATISEGISSASFSNSDTDRTDTSGPTETEPTELTEPTEPTEPTEPTEPLDLEQSLHRAATSPAPSSEEIWEKARALSKKLTSENIQSKISDNGDIILDMTGYKYDHEDVSRSEELVKKILAEELGEDRDLSHILVEDEEGNLVIQSAGDSHHHEHMSSPESLAHSPQPLPSSNLPSQASDNKHYAKTIRLTSDQLKSLDLKPGKNEVTFAVNNGKTSCSAQLFYWKYDIPVVISDIDGTITKSDALGHLLTMMGRDWTHTGVAKLFSDIRANGYNIMYLTARSVGQADATRAYLGGVDQFGFKLPPGPVILSPDRTLAALKREVILKKPEVFKMACLRDIKSLFGETEDATNPFYAGFGNRITDALSYRSVGVPSSRIFTINSNAEVHMELLELAGYKSSYVHIADLVDHFFPPESEFTTIQEEKYTDVNYWRDPIIDLSDLTDDELTDDDELSKSPKSPRSPRSPRAGSAGSSAAPSGSGADPAGPSEPKDSANPSKFSYKKAPTNSRFQPVSYDLDLDDGYEYDDDDDYDDDEEFVDAESDALEEDDDDDDDVDLDNDSDHSPVKPPSQMQRVINKTIEDNKGLHMDEDDVQKAMKALKMERASINPE, from the exons ATGCAGTACGTTGGGCGAGCCATTGGAACCGTTTCCAAGACCTGGAACTCCATCAACCCTGCAACACTCAGTGGTGCAATTGACATCATTGTGGTCGAGCGGGAAGACG GTGAACTAAACTGCTCTCCTTTCCATGTGCGGTTTGGAATCTTTTCCCTGCTGCGACCGTCCCAGAAAAAGGTCGAGTTCTGTGTCAATGGCACCAAGACCGAGCTGCCCATGAAGGTGGGcgatggaggagaagtcTTCTTTGTGTTCGAGACCGACGCAGACGTGCCCGAAGAGCTCCTGACATCCCCCGTCATTTCTCCCTCTTCGTCGCCATCCTGGGGCCAGGAGGAAGGCGGGGATGGTGAGCCGGACTACCTTGCTCTGAACGACTCTAAACAGGGTGGCGACAGCAAGCACGGCAGATCGCCCTCGGAGGGCCCACCATTCAGATCACCTTCGGCGGATCACTTACATGAGATGGGCAGCTTCGATGATGAGAATGACCCTGAGGTGAACAGAAGACAACGTGCGAGCACggcagctccagagcctgTTCCTGGTTCGTTGAAACACCCAGCCACTATCTCGGAAGGCATCTCTTCGGCCTCGTTTTCCAACAGCGATACTGATCGAACAGACACTTCTGGACCCACAGAGACAGAACCCACAGAGCTCACAGAGCCTACAGAGCCCACAGAGCCCACAGAGCCCACAGAGCCTCTGGATCTTGAGCAGAGTCTCCACCGGGCTGCCACTTCTCCCGCCCCTTCGTCCGAGGAGATTTGGGAGAAGGCCCGTGCACTGTCCAAGAAACTCACATCAGAAAACATTCAGAGTAAAATCTCCGACAACGGAGACATTATTCTGGATATGACTggttacaagtacgaccACGAGGACGTGAGTCGATCAGAggagctggtcaagaaAATCCTCGCTGAGGAACTGGGAGAAGACAGAGACCTGTCCCACATCCTGgttgaagacgaggagggtAACCTTGTGATTCAGAGCGCTGGAGACAGCCACCATCACGAGCATATGAGCTCGCCCGAGTCTCTGGCCCACTCCCCTCAGCCCCTCCCTTCTTCTAACCTTCCGTCTCAGGCCTCGGACAACAAGCACTACGCCAAGACCATCCGTTTGACGTCTGACCAGCTCAAGTCTCTGGATCTCAAGCCCGGCAAGAACGAGGTCACCTTTGCTGTCAATAACGGCAAGACGTCGTGTTCGGCCCAGCTGTTCTACTGGAAGTACGACATTCCTGTTGTCATTTCCGACATTGATGGCACGATCACCAAGTCCGATGCTCTGGGCCATCTGCTCACCATGATGGGCCGAGACTGGACCCACACCGGCGTGGCCAAGCTCTTTTCCGATATCAGAGCCAACGGGTATAATATCATGTATCTGACAGCACGATCAGTGGGACAGGCAGATGCAACCAGGGCATATCTAGGCGGTGTTGACCAGTTTGGCTTCAAGCTGCCTCCAGGACCCGTCATCTTGTCGCCTGATAGAACCCTGGCGGCTCTCAAGAGAGAGGTGATTCTTAAGAAACCTGAGGTATTCAAGATGGCGTGTCTGCGGGACATTAAGTCGCTGTTTGGCGAGACCGAAGACGCCACCAATCCATTCTACGCTGGATTTGGCAACCGAATCACCGACGCGTTGTCGTATAGATCTGTCGGTGTGCCGTCGTCTAGAATCTTCACAATCAACTCGAACGCCGAGGTCCATATGGAGCTGCTTGAACTGGCTGGCTACAAGTCCTCGTATGTCCACATTGCCGATCTTGTCGACCACTTTTTCCCTCCGGAAAGCGAGTTCACGACCATTCAGGAGGAAAAATACACGGACGTCAACTACTGGCGAGATCCCATTATTGACCTGTCTGATCtgaccgacgacgagctgaCTGACGATGATGAGCTCTCCAAGTCGCCCAAGTCGCCCAGATCTCCTAGAAGCCCGCGGGCCGGTTCGGCAGGCTCCAGCGCGGCTCCCTCAGGCTCGGGCGCCGACCCTGCCGGACCCTCCGAGCCGAAGGACTCCGCGAACCCGTCGAAGTTCAGCTATAAGAAGGCTCCTACGAACTCTCGATTCCAGCCCGTTTCGTACGATCTTGATCTTGACGACggatacgagtacgacgatgacgatgactatgatgacgatgaggagTTTGTGGACGCTGAGAGCGACgcgctggaggaggatgacgacgatgatgatgacgtcGACCTAGACAACGACTCTGACCACTCCCCTGTCAAGCCGCCCTCGCAGATGCAGCGAGTCATCAACAAGACTATTGAGGACAACAAGGGCCTGCACATGGATGAGGATGACGTTCAAAAAGCCATGAAGGCCCTGAAGATGGAACGAGCAAGCATCAATCCTGAGTAA
- a CDS encoding uncharacterized protein (Compare to YALI0D27038g, similar to Saccharomyces cerevisiae CCC2 (YDR270W); ancestral locus Anc_5.636, similar to uniprot|P38995 Saccharomyces cerevisiae YDR270w CCC2) — protein MKEAGDSSTTPPKPDTTSAYQVGGMTCGSCVSAIINGLEACPGVTEAAVSLVTERASVHHNKSIISAEELQERIEDCGFDASLIDSSPIAAPVSTPMERLKVKIFGMTCSSCTNAVRDTIQDIRGVANVVVALATEEATISFNPQECGARDIINAIEDCGFEGVLSAQQDNATQLASLSRIKEIQKWRSDGIQCFILGLPVMLLTHILPMVGLQPLHDLTIFKGLYVDDLVCFVLATYIQFWLGHKFYVSSRRALSHGTATMDVLVAISTSSAYFFSVFSMLYAIATVADTHPHTLFETSAMLIAFTTLGKYLENRAKGQTSGALSKLISLTPTTATILKDSSKYDPSIVYDESAEMDIAAELLQRGDIVILKPGAKVPADGVVVSGETYIDESLLTGESTPVVRKVGDQVVGGSINGSGRIDFRVERAGKDTALANIVRLVEEAQTSQAEIQRYADKISGVFVPCVVALALLTFIFWIIMSNVMKHPPNVFSLPEGKFLICLRLCISVVVVACPCALGLATPTAVMVGTGVGATHGILVKGGAVLETASKIKTVVFDKTGTLTTGRMTIQKHVFEKDTLKNLNMTETEMWLILAGVEASSEHPIAQSLVRQAKEAAQVEDVPGVADFVAIVGQGVTGVVDGHSVAVGSSELVNSSCKSLDKPPATPHSPDNPATVIHACVDGQYVGYMAFADSVKSDARAAVSVLKKMGINVAMMTGDNHFVAHAVADEVGIPRSNVWASTSPAQKLAIIEQLQEPQDPNEAADSTDLSLNASVVAMVGDGINDSPALAKAAIGIAMSSGTDIAMDAADIVLLNKESLMDVPASINLSQVTFRRIKINLVWASVYNLIMIPFAMGCFLPFNFMLHPMEASAAMALSSVSVIVSSLALKKWQPPKDTEYGSDEWRDMESQTVKPKRRWWQKLWRSEGVRYERL, from the coding sequence ATGAAAGAAGCTGGTGATAGCTCCACAACGCCACCTAAGCCCGACACCACCTCGGCTTACCAGGTCGGCGGCATGACATGCGGATCGTGCGTCTCCGCCATCATCAACGGCCTGGAGGCATGTCCCGGTGTcacagaagcagctgtGTCTCTGGTCACCGAACGAGCCAGTGTACACCACAACAAGAGCATAATCTCCGCCGAAGAGCTGCAGGAAAGAATAGAGGACTGCGGCTTCGACGCCTCGCTCATCGACTCATCGCCGATAGCTGCGCCCGTCAGCACACCCATGGAACGTCTCAAGGTTAAGATCTTCGGAATGACCTGTTCCAGTTGTACCAACGCAGTGCGAGACACTATCCAGGACATTAGAGGCGTCGCCAATGTCGTGGTTGCTCTCGCGACTGAGGAGGCCACCATTTCTTTCAATCCCCAGGAATGTGGAGCTCGAGACATCATCAACGCCATTGAAGACTGTGGCTTTGAGGGCGTCCTATCTGCACAGCAAGATAACGCTACCCAACTAGCAAGCTTATCTCGAATCAAGGAGATACAGAAATGGCGAAGCGACGGTATCCAGTGTTTCATTCTTGGTCTGCCTGTGATGTTGCTCACTCATATTCTTCCCATGGTTGGTCTCCAGCCTCTGCATGATCTAACCATCTTCAAGGGCCTGTACGTGGACGATCTCGTCTGCTTTGTGCTGGCAACATACATCCAGTTCTGGCTGGGCCACAAGTTCTATGTCTCTTCGCGACGAGCTCTGTCCCATGGAACTGCCACCATGGACGTGTTGGtggccatctccacctcctcagCCTACTTCTTTTCTGTCTTTTCCATGCTCTATGCGATCGCCACTGTGGCCGATACTCACCCTCATACTCTGTTTGAGACTTCGGCAATGCTGATTGCCTTCACGACCCTCGGAAAATACTTGGAAAACCGAGCCAAGGGACAGACCTCGGGTGCCCTCAGTAAGCTTATTTCCCTGACTCCTACCACTGCCACTATTCTCAAGGACTCCTCCAAGTACGACCCCAGTATTGTATACGACGAGTCTGCCGAGATGGATATTGCTGCCGAGCTTCTTCAGAGAGGTGATATTGTCATTCTCAAGCCTGGTGCCAAGGTACCTGCTGACGGAGTCGTCGTTTCCGGTGAAACTTATATCGATGAGTCTCTTCTCACTGGAGAGTCTACTCCTGTGGTCCGAAAGGTTGGAGACCAGGTTGTGGGTGGCTCCATTAACGGCTCTGGGCGTATTGACTTCCGAGTCGAGCGTGCTGGTAAGGATACTGCCCTTGCCAACATTGTCCGGCTAGTTGAGGAGGCCCAGACCTCTCAGGCCGAGATCCAGCGATACGCCGACAAGATTTCCGGAGTCTTTGTGCCATGTGTTGTTGCTCTTGCCCTGCTTaccttcatcttctggaTTATCATGAGCAACGTCATGAAGCATCCTCCTAACGTCTTTTCTCTGCCCGAAGGAAAGTTCCTCATCTGTCTTCGTCTGTGCATCTCTGTCGTGGTCGTTGCTTGTCCCTGTGCTCTTGGTCTTGCCACTCCCACAGCGGTCATGGTCGGAACTGGTGTTGGAGCTACTCATGGTATTCTTGTAAAGGGCGGAGCAGTTTTGGAAACCGCTTCAAAGATCAAGACTGTTGTTTTCGATAAGACTGGTACACTCACCACCGGCCGAATGACCATTCAAAAACACGTCTTTGAGAAGGATactctcaagaacctcaacaTGACCGAAACTGAAATGTGGCTAATTCTGGCTGGCGTGGAGGCTTCGTCTGAACATCCCATTGCCCAGTCTCTAGTTCGACAGGCgaaggaggctgcccaGGTTGAGGATGTTCCCGGTGTGGCTGACTTTGTTGCTATTGTTGGTCAGGGTGTTACTGGTGTAGTTGATGGCCACAGTGTTGCTGTTGGCTCTTCTGAGCTTGTCAACTCGTCCTGCAAGTCGCTGGATAAGCCCCCCGCCACCCCTCACTCCCCTGACAACCCTGCTACTGTGATCCATGCTTGTGTTGACGGCCAGTATGTCGGTTACATGGCCTTTGCTGATAGCGTCAAGTCCGACGCTCGAGCTGCAGTGTCtgtgctcaagaagatgggAATCAACGTCGCCATGATGACCGGAGACAACCACTTCGTTGCCCACGCTGTTGCTGATGAGGTCGGTATCCCCCGATCCAATGTCTGGGCATCGACCTCGCCTGCTCAGAAGCTCGCCATCATCGAACAGCTGCAGGAGCCCCAGGACCCCAACGAAGCTGCTGACTCCACAGATCTGTCTCTAAATGCCTCTGTGGTTGCCATGGTCGGCGATGGTATCAACGACTCGCCTGCCctggccaaggctgctATTGGAATTGCAATGTCCTCCGGAACCGACATCGCCATGGACGCTGCCGATATtgtgctgctcaacaaggagagTCTCATGGACGTCCCTGCCTCCATTAACCTATCGCAGGTCACCTTCCGACGAATCAAAATCAACCTCGTGTGGGCCTCCGTGTACAACCTGATTATGATTCCCTTTGCTATGGGCTGCTTCCTGCCATTCAACTTTATGCTGCACCCCATGGAGGCATCTGCAGCCATGGCGCTGAGTTCCGTGTCTGTTATTGTTTCttctctggctctcaagaaaTGGCAACCCCCCAAGGACACCGAATATGGCTCTGACGAGTGGCGAGACATGGAGAGCCAGACGGTCAAACCCAAGCGGCGTTGGTGGCAGaagctctggagaagcgagGGTGTTCGATACGAGCGGCTCTAG
- a CDS encoding uncharacterized protein (Compare to YALI0D27060g, weakly similar to uniprot|Q873C1Neurospora crassa Hypothetical protein B24N11.020) — protein sequence MCFKTWHDNIEENDMSDDLRPYQLDRPANQTGRPQPLGPGDSPTVSPTNGTKPAGSKRNLIPATERSFLTVSNTIGASASSNMTFDVQRQTIAYTAGTGAVLGHYSTSLGLKQRYFCLRNTDQLNASFEAFQITATRDSYGFSSQTQYLGASEESPVDASPPKMPSPVKERAKSATAVAIRPDGRLLALGETGHSPKISIFSTAPDSDSSCPVAVITQHSFGVRFLRWSPCGTFLASLGTLNDGYLHIWHVQDKGVRLHSSNKCISQVEDMRWLSDKILITVGDHHVRVWKVEDKEGGLQNIQVLSGRNPVMGLVNNVTCTSVCPINQLEAVIGSKEGLVAVLNVSEETPKLTIRWQRLSPVSAVCMNSDGEICMAFGGKIAVVSLDEVFQEEGEDFGPIGTEVQQSPIVSLAEFGSRLVCLDSNRDISLIQDMKSQSIVQGQQGIIKGLTLGMSQVFWTADRVTCDDTSIKPELGKLNDESDNEISHALSLGSDVAIGDRSGRLSLYNEGSCKFSTQAHQADITGMAFHDGTLFTCSRDRTVQVFLVSHSSMELQQTIVGHTANILKLVVADQRLYSCSADRSIGVHALTGGVWAPLKSISLKSSPLDVILVDNELIVICSDKQVYVYRTDKCELVRNYKCANSRGDGLSVTRIVLGKFQHGGIKKDILVGVCTDKSLRLFDHATGALLASEWGHSDGVSGLILKPQSAVSAEVVTSGADGCLFVWKLSPWVESAVVSGSAALSTSPVARKVIPKLELSSIARENNLDTPNSPVLRPSPLRKSAVDSNGSPMTRTAGRPSFRSKETPSPVRNERPMSPARPKSPTRVSNVAIMGDKSPSRMGSSGSSRGISSGSPRAGNVSIDTMKTDLCVRLKRFRGEFDSKDDREKDYSALQEELEATLALLRGGTGLPKAETNLPSATCTTPAMDMETIVREFGDKIYSLLEDKMKGGGE from the coding sequence ATGTGCTTCAAAACATGGCATGATAACATAGAGGAAAACGACATGTCTGATGATTTACGCCCGTATCAATTGGACCGGCCGGCCAACCAAACAGGTCGGCCTCAGCCTCTCGGCCCTGGCGACTCACCCACCGTGTCTCCCACAAATGGTACAAAACCAGCGGGGTCCAAGCGCAATTTAATACCCGCGACAGAGAGATCATTTTTGACCGTGTCAAACACAATTGGAGCGAGCGCCTCTTCCAACATGACCTTTGATGTCCAGAGACAGACCATAGCATACACTGCCGGTACAGGCGCAGTTCTGGGTCACTACAGCACGTCTTTGGGTCTCAAACAACGGTACTTTTGTTTGAGGAACACAGATCAGCTCAATGCGTCTTTTGAAGCGTTCCAAATCACAGCTACGCGAGACAGCTACGGGTTTTCATCACAGACACAGTATTTGGGAGCGTCGGAAGAATCTCCGGTGGATGCTTCGCCTCCTAAAATGCCTTCTCCTGTGAAAGAACGCGCCAAGAGTGCTACTGCTGTGGCTATCAGACCAGATGGGCGCCTATTGGCATTGGGAGAAACCGGGCACAGTCCCAAGATTTCGATTTTCAGCACAGCACCGGATTCTGATTCCAGTTGTCCGGTTGCAGTGATCACTCAGCACTCTTTTGGAGTACGGTTCCTGCGATGGTCCCCTTGCGGGACATTTCTGGCCTCTTTGGGAACCCTAAATGACGGTTATCTTCACATTTGGCATGTCCAGGACAAGGGTGTACGTCTACATTCGTCCAACAAATGCATATCCCAGGTGGAAGACATGCGGTGGCTCTCGGACAAGATTCTTATCACTGTTGGAGATCACCATGTCCGGGTATGGAAGGTAGAGGATAAGGAAGGAGGGCTTCAGAACATTCAGGTTCTGTCGGGCCGAAATCCTGTGATGGGATTGGTCAACAATGTCACCTGCACCTCCGTATGTCCCATTAATCAGCTCGAGGCTGTCATTGGAAGTAAGGAGGGGCTAGTGGCAGTCTTGAATGTATCTGAAGAGACTCCCAAGCTTACTATCCGTTGGCAGAGGCTATCTCCCGTTTCTGCTGTGTGTATGAACTCAGATGGTGAGATATGTATGGCATTTGGAGGTAAGATTGCAGTGGTTTCTCTCGATGAGGTGttccaagaagaaggggaGGACTTTGGGCCTATTGGAACCGAAGTTCAGCAATCGCCCATTGTTTCCCTGGCCGAGTTTGGGTCTCGTTTGGTCTGTCTTGATTCCAATCGAGATATTTCGCTGATTCAGGACATGAAGTCGCAAAGCATTGTGCAGGGTCAGCAAGGAATCATCAAGGGCTTGACTCTAGGCATGTCACAGGTCTTTTGGACTGCTGATAGGGTCACCTGTGATGACACAAGCATCAAACCTGAGCTTGGAAAGTTGAACGATGAATCGGACAACGAAATCTCGCATGCTCTGAGTCTTGGGTCAGACGTGGCTATCGGCGATAGAAGCGGAAGACTTAGTCTTTATAACGAAGGTTCTTGCAAGTTCTCCACACAAGCGCACCAGGCAGATATCACTGGTATGGCGTTTCATGACGGAACTTTGTTTACTTGTTCGCGAGATCGTACAGTGCAGGTCTTCTTGGTATCGCATTCATCCATGGAACTCCAGCAAACGATTGTGGGTCATACCGCGAATATTCTGAAGCTCGTTGTGGCGGATCAGCGGCTGTATTCGTGCTCTGCAGATCGCTCTATCGGCGTCCATGCTCTCACTGGTGGCGTTTGGGCCCCCCTCAAGTCCATCAGTCTCAAGAGCTCGCCTCTAGATGTCATTCTTGTCGACAACGAGCTGATTGTCATCTGTTCTGATAAGCAGGTGTATGTTTATCGAACGGACAAGTGTGAGTTGGTGCGTAACTACAAGTGCGCCAACTCTCGTGGCGACGGGCTGAGTGTGACTCGAATCGTTTTGGGCAAGTTTCAGCACGGGGGAATAAAGAAGGACATTCTAGTAGGTGTGTGCACGGACAAGTCTCTTCGGTTGTTCGATCATGCTACAGGCGCTCTTCTAGCGTCCGAATGGGGTCATTCAGACGGCGTCTCGGGACTCATTTTAAAACCCCAGAGTGCTGTGTCTGCCGAGGTTGTCACATCTGGAGCGGATGGGTGTTTGTTCGTGTGGAAGCTGTCTCCATGGGTTGAGTCTGCTGTTGTATCGGGCTCTGCTGCATTAAGCACTTCTCCTGTGGCTCGAAAGGTCATCCCCAAGCTTGAGCTGTCTTCCATTGCGCGTGAGAACAACCTTGATACACCCAACTCGCCGGTCCTCAGACCTTCACCACTGAGAAAAAGTGCAGTTGACAGCAACGGGTCCCCTATGACCCGCACGGCAGGCAGACCTTCGTTCCGCAGCAAAGAGACTCCTTCACCTGTTCGAAATGAGCGTCCGATGTCCCCGGCCAGACCCAAGAGTCCCACCAGAGTCAGCAATGTCGCTATTATGGGCGACAAAAGTCCTAGCAGGATGggctcttctggaagtTCGAGAGGCATCAGCAGTGGTAGTCCCAGGGCAGGAAACGTTTCTATCGATACCATGAAGACTGACCTTTGCGTAAGACTGAAGAGGTTCCGAGGCGAGTTTGATAGCAAGGACGACCGAGAGAAGGACTACAGTGCCCTTCAGGAAGAGCTCGAAGCTACATTGGCCCTTTTGAGGGGCGGCACCGGCCTTCCAAAGGCAGAAACCAATCTTCCGTCCGCAACATGCACAACCCCTGCTATGGATATGGAGACGATTGTTCGAGAGTTTGGTGACAAGATTTACTCTTTGCTGGAGGACAAAATGAAGGGCGGGGGTGAGTGA
- a CDS encoding uncharacterized protein (Compare to YALI0D27082g, weakly similar to DEHA-IPF4329.1 Debaryomyces hansenii DEHA0G08701g), producing MIPTPVLRFNPIADKVPKWKRIYHKWRGIQNMPFKSKYFVGYDLDGNSYWEFKNVNNPGRYRRIVEPAKPDLSLVDHKIPPQWVQWLRFTRPHHPTLEELIADKQRQELLQAKIAAYEAKWKEIPLKTAENADESRDMSLEDQLKPTFTEAELAEMAQVFEKVPQQAAPAPPRVPNMAAIEVEDIIKHYPENGPDTVLADGGRQRDHDLKMDYVEKERDDSGKPAEWTPKAAVRRRG from the coding sequence ATGATCCCTACTCCGGTGTTGCGATTCAACCCCATTGCCGACAAGGTGCCCAAATGGAAGCGGATCTACCACAAGTGGCGGGGCATCCAAAATATGCCCttcaagtccaagtactTTGTGGGCTATGATCTGGACGGAAACTCGTACTGGGAGTTCAAGAACGTCAACAACCCCGGCCGATATAGACGCATTGTCGAGCCTGCAAAGCCCGATCTGTCGCTAGTGGACCACAAAATCCCCCCTCAATGGGTCCAGTGGCTGCGGTTCACCCGACCTCATCACCCTACTCTCGAAGAGCTGATTGCAGACAAACAACGACAAGAGCTTCTACAGGCCAAGATTGCAGCCTATGAGGCCAAGTGGAAAGAGATTCCTCTCAAGACAGCCGAAAACGCCGACGAGTCGAGAGACATGTCGTTGGAGGACCAACTCAAACCTACCTTCACTGAGGCTGAGCTGGCTGAGATGGCCCAGGTGTTCGAGAAGGTGCCTCAACAGGCAGCCCCCGCACCTCCACGTGTTCCCAATATGGCTGCAATTGAGGTGGAAGATATCATCAAGCATTACCCCGAGAATGGTCCCGATACCGTTCTTGCTGACGGAGGACGCCAACGAGACCATGACCTGAAGATGGACTacgtggagaaggagcgagaCGACTCCGGTAAGCCCGCAGAATGGACCCCCAAGGCGGCtgtgagaagaagaggatAA
- a CDS encoding uncharacterized protein (Compare to YALI0D27104g, similar to Saccharomyces cerevisiae YPT35 (YHR105W); ancestral locus Anc_5.410, some similarities with wi|NCU03221.1 Neurospora crassa NCU03221.1 predicted protein) codes for MASSRTSSVASTKRPAISFRDMDVTSGSIGRKSNVWKVGRTYGVGDIDSLTQVTPIPVFTPIPVGPIRIVDNTNDEYSMVYGGEDYDTINENGRPEPRDEHVPQGVLPVWAADVNIPEYNIVAGDSKAGAYVSWTIVVETKYGGRIILRRRFSEIYEMREALKQEFPQHKMEIPQLPAKSMFQHFNKTFLQSRRRGLEYFFQCVFLNPLFASSKVLKEFAETK; via the coding sequence ATGGCATCATCCCGAACATCTTCAGTGGCCAGTACTAAGCGGCCAGCTATTTCTTTCAGAGACATGGACGTTACCAGTGGCAGCATAGGCCGCAAATCCAACGTGTGGAAGGTCGGGCGGACCTACGGCGTGGGCGACATTGACTCGCTAACACAAGTGACCCCCATTCCGGTGTTCACGCCTATTCCGGTAGGCCCTATCCGAATCGTCGATAATACCAACGATGAATACAGCATGGTCTACGGAGGGGAGGATTACGACACGATAAATGAAAACGGTCGGCCTGAGCCGCGGGATGAGCATGTCCCACAGGGAGTCTTGCCGGTTTGGGCAGCAGATGTCAATATTCCAGAATACAACATTGTTGCAGGAGATAGCAAGGCGGGTGCATATGTGTCGTGGACAATTGTGGTGGAGACAAAGTATGGAGGTCGTATTATTTTGCGACGGCGGTTCTCAGAGATTTACGAGATGCGggaggctctcaagcaggagTTCCCGCAACACAAGATGGAGATTCCCCAACTGCCTGCCAAGTCCATGTTTCAGCATTTCAACAAGACGTTTTTACAGAGCCGACGGCGTGGACTCGAGTACTTTTTCCAGTGCGTTTTTCTAAACCCGCTTTTTGCGTCATCCAAAGTGTTGAAGGAGTTTGCTGAGACGAAGTGA